In Sphingomonas sp. R1, a single genomic region encodes these proteins:
- a CDS encoding methyl-accepting chemotaxis protein — protein sequence MIASMKIPRKLALSFLLICASAAIVMIVFFMNISMIRSVTDQNNLSQEIHSKTLTLETALLRQNSQLRGFLVTADPTYLKSYDEGRSEYDETSAELEKLLTDPALLEALRKSRAETLSWREKWGDRLIAEVKAGRRDSAQAEVRTAGKSVLVSAAVLPLRAIKDAQAEAIEKNGARQEGAIATATQVLIIGAIALIGIAIGLAVTLSRIIARPISQLTRSMADLAAGRNNIDVPATARGDELGDMARAVLVFRDAAVAKSASDAASAEAEAAQKMVVETVSNHLAELAQGNLTAQITAHFPGEYSVVKTNFNNALSSLRELISSVIEATTSIRTGSNEIAQASEDLARRTEANAASLEETAAAVTQMDQRLKATASAAGQTVERADGTMSTVDNGRSTADEAVQAMTRVSESAKGIDSVIEGLDKIAFQTRVLAMNAAVEAGRAGEAGRGFAVVADLVSALAMRAEEEAGRARDQLTATQSDIVTAVQAVQRVDGALADISAGVGEVHQLLGNMASDNHAQSSAVTEISAALGAMDQSTQQNAAMVEETSAAARNLASEVSVLSEQASRFNVGNGMAAPAARVASSRFNSGHVKPLPAAAVSALVRNSSADDDWQSF from the coding sequence ATGATTGCATCGATGAAAATTCCGAGGAAGCTCGCACTTTCGTTCCTGCTGATCTGCGCATCGGCAGCGATCGTGATGATCGTGTTCTTCATGAACATCTCGATGATCCGCTCGGTCACCGACCAGAACAATCTCAGCCAGGAGATCCACTCCAAGACGCTGACGCTGGAAACCGCATTGCTGCGGCAGAACAGCCAGCTTCGCGGGTTTCTCGTCACCGCCGATCCCACCTATCTGAAGTCGTACGACGAGGGCCGCTCGGAATATGACGAGACCTCGGCCGAACTCGAAAAGCTGCTGACCGATCCGGCGCTGCTCGAGGCACTGCGCAAGTCGCGCGCCGAGACATTGTCATGGCGCGAGAAGTGGGGCGACCGCCTCATCGCCGAGGTCAAGGCAGGCCGGCGGGATTCCGCCCAGGCCGAGGTTCGCACCGCCGGCAAGTCGGTGCTGGTCTCCGCCGCAGTGCTGCCGCTGCGCGCGATCAAGGATGCGCAGGCCGAAGCCATCGAGAAGAACGGCGCGCGCCAGGAAGGCGCGATCGCGACCGCGACCCAGGTGCTGATCATCGGCGCCATCGCACTCATCGGCATCGCCATCGGCCTGGCCGTGACGCTCAGCCGCATCATCGCCCGCCCGATCAGCCAGCTCACCCGCTCGATGGCGGACCTTGCTGCCGGCCGCAACAATATCGACGTGCCCGCCACGGCGCGCGGCGACGAACTGGGTGACATGGCCCGCGCCGTGCTGGTGTTCCGCGACGCCGCGGTTGCGAAGTCCGCTTCGGATGCGGCCAGCGCCGAGGCCGAAGCCGCGCAGAAGATGGTCGTGGAAACCGTCTCGAACCATCTCGCCGAGCTGGCGCAGGGCAACCTGACCGCGCAGATCACCGCACATTTCCCCGGCGAATACAGCGTGGTGAAGACCAACTTCAACAACGCCCTGTCGAGCCTGCGCGAACTGATCTCCTCGGTGATCGAGGCAACCACGTCGATCCGCACCGGCTCGAACGAGATCGCCCAGGCGAGCGAAGATCTCGCGCGCCGCACAGAGGCCAATGCCGCCAGCCTCGAAGAGACTGCCGCTGCCGTCACCCAGATGGACCAGCGCCTGAAGGCGACCGCGTCGGCCGCCGGCCAGACGGTGGAGCGTGCCGACGGCACGATGTCGACCGTCGACAATGGCCGGTCGACCGCGGACGAAGCCGTGCAGGCGATGACCCGCGTCTCCGAAAGCGCCAAGGGCATCGACAGCGTCATCGAAGGCCTCGACAAGATCGCCTTCCAGACCCGCGTTCTCGCGATGAACGCCGCCGTCGAGGCAGGGCGTGCAGGTGAGGCCGGTCGCGGCTTCGCGGTGGTCGCCGACCTCGTCTCGGCATTGGCGATGCGCGCCGAGGAAGAGGCCGGACGCGCGCGCGATCAGCTGACCGCCACGCAGAGCGATATCGTCACGGCGGTGCAGGCAGTGCAGCGGGTGGACGGCGCGCTTGCCGACATCTCGGCGGGCGTGGGCGAAGTCCACCAGCTGCTCGGCAACATGGCATCCGACAACCATGCGCAGTCGAGCGCCGTCACCGAGATCAGCGCTGCCCTTGGCGCGATGGACCAGTCGACGCAGCAGAATGCCGCGATGGTCGAGGAAACCTCGGCGGCGGCGCGCAACCTGGCGAGCGAAGTGTCGGTCCTTTCGGAGCAGGCAAGCCGCTTCAACGTCGGCAACGGCATGGCTGCGCCCGCGGCGCGGGTGGCATCCTCGCGGTTCAACAGCGGTCATGTGAAGCCGCTGCCGGCGGCAGCCGTCTCCGCACTTGTCCGCAACAGCAGCGCGGATGACGATTGGCAGAGCTTCTGA
- a CDS encoding DUF2332 domain-containing protein, producing MARVSGELGSPFVGDVLAAGLRQLARGPHSQAVIANWEGDAASAALAMRFNAALHFLARRGNPPALAALYRHEHDDFDGAIGDALAAEDDLIAGFLRRTPQTNEVGRSGALVAALMQVRRRFGLPFELLEIGSSCGLNLNLGRYGFDLGGVLAGDRHSPVQVAPDWHGPAPKPAPLDVVSAKGVDLHPLDAGDPATCERLMAYIFADQPLRLHRLEQALAMARRHKPQLEQGDASEWLARQLAAPQAEGVCRVVMHSMVLQYLPPRDRAAVVAMIRDAGQYATPERPLAWVGFEWTETRSEVRLSLSWFPGGEERRVLAVCHPYGNSVEWRG from the coding sequence ATGGCACGGGTGTCGGGCGAACTGGGGTCGCCGTTCGTGGGGGACGTGCTTGCCGCCGGGCTCCGGCAGCTGGCACGCGGGCCTCACAGCCAGGCGGTGATTGCCAACTGGGAAGGGGATGCCGCCTCGGCGGCGCTGGCAATGCGGTTCAACGCCGCGCTCCACTTCCTCGCCAGGCGGGGCAACCCGCCCGCGCTGGCAGCGCTCTACCGCCACGAACATGACGATTTCGATGGCGCGATCGGTGACGCGCTGGCGGCCGAGGACGATCTCATCGCAGGCTTCCTGCGCCGCACCCCGCAGACCAACGAGGTCGGCCGGTCGGGCGCCTTGGTCGCCGCGCTGATGCAGGTTCGGCGCCGCTTCGGCCTGCCGTTCGAGCTGCTGGAGATCGGATCGAGCTGCGGCCTCAATCTCAATCTGGGGCGCTACGGGTTCGACCTGGGCGGAGTGCTTGCCGGAGACCGGCATTCGCCGGTGCAGGTAGCGCCCGACTGGCATGGGCCGGCGCCGAAGCCTGCGCCGCTGGACGTGGTGTCGGCCAAGGGCGTCGACCTGCATCCGCTGGATGCCGGCGACCCCGCGACCTGCGAACGGCTGATGGCCTATATCTTCGCCGATCAGCCGCTGCGGCTGCACCGGCTGGAGCAGGCGCTGGCAATGGCACGCCGCCACAAACCGCAGCTCGAGCAGGGCGATGCCTCCGAATGGCTTGCGCGCCAGCTCGCGGCGCCGCAGGCGGAAGGCGTGTGCCGCGTCGTCATGCACTCGATGGTGCTGCAATATCTGCCGCCGCGTGATCGCGCCGCGGTGGTGGCAATGATCCGCGACGCTGGCCAATATGCCACGCCCGAGCGACCGCTGGCCTGGGTCGGCTTCGAGTGGACCGAGACGCGCAGCGAAGTGCGGCTGTCGCTCAGCTGGTTCCCGGGCGGGGAGGAGCGTCGCGTGCTGGCAGTCTGTCACCCCTATGGCAATTCGGTGGAGTGGCGGGGCTAA
- the pncB gene encoding nicotinate phosphoribosyltransferase → MTFTDIASRTYNHNFRLDPIVRSLLDTDFYKLLMLQMIRQRNPHTQVTFSLINRTKTVRLAEVIDEAELRAQLDHARSLRFTKKELIWLAGNSFYGKTQMFAPDFIAWLADFRLPAYELERHDGQFSLHFHGSWTHTTMWEIPALTIVNELRSRAAMRGRDRFALDVLYARAKAKLWDKVERLRSLPDLVLSDFGTRRRHGFLWQRWCVEALKEGLGHRFIGTSNVLLAMDADLEAIGTNAHELPMVEAALSTDDASLADAPYRVLEQWRAHYGGNLLIALPDAFGTTSFLARAPDWVADWTGFRPDSAPPIPGGEQILRWWQDHGRDPREKLLIFSDGMDVESIEATYRHFNGRVRMSFGWGTNLTNDFRGCDPVGEGGLEPISLVCKVVAANGRPAVKLSDNPAKATGEPAEIDRYLRVFGTAGRAEHAVQV, encoded by the coding sequence ATGACCTTCACCGACATTGCGAGCCGGACCTACAACCACAATTTCCGGCTCGACCCGATCGTCCGCAGCCTGCTCGATACCGATTTCTACAAGCTGCTGATGCTGCAGATGATCCGGCAGCGGAACCCGCATACGCAGGTCACCTTCTCGCTGATCAACCGCACCAAAACGGTGCGGCTGGCCGAGGTGATCGACGAAGCGGAACTCCGCGCCCAGCTCGATCATGCACGCTCGCTGCGCTTCACGAAGAAGGAGCTGATCTGGCTCGCCGGCAACAGCTTCTACGGCAAGACCCAGATGTTCGCGCCGGATTTCATCGCCTGGCTCGCCGATTTCCGGCTGCCGGCCTACGAGCTGGAACGGCATGACGGTCAGTTCTCGCTCCACTTCCACGGCTCCTGGACCCATACGACCATGTGGGAGATCCCGGCGCTGACCATCGTCAACGAGCTCCGCTCGCGCGCGGCGATGCGCGGGCGGGACCGGTTCGCGCTCGACGTGCTTTATGCCCGTGCCAAGGCCAAGCTGTGGGACAAGGTCGAACGGTTGCGCAGCCTGCCCGACCTGGTCCTCTCGGACTTCGGCACCCGCCGCCGCCATGGCTTCCTCTGGCAGCGCTGGTGCGTGGAGGCGCTGAAGGAAGGGCTCGGCCACCGCTTCATCGGCACCTCCAACGTGCTGCTGGCCATGGACGCGGACCTGGAGGCGATCGGCACCAACGCCCATGAGCTGCCGATGGTGGAGGCGGCGCTTTCGACCGACGATGCGAGCCTCGCCGACGCACCTTATCGCGTGCTCGAACAATGGCGCGCCCATTATGGCGGCAACCTCCTGATTGCGCTGCCCGACGCCTTCGGCACCACCTCCTTCCTCGCCCGTGCGCCCGATTGGGTGGCGGATTGGACGGGCTTCCGCCCTGACAGCGCGCCCCCTATCCCCGGCGGCGAACAGATCCTGCGCTGGTGGCAGGACCATGGCCGCGACCCGCGCGAGAAGCTCCTGATCTTCTCGGACGGCATGGACGTGGAATCGATCGAGGCGACCTATCGCCACTTCAACGGCCGTGTGCGGATGAGCTTCGGCTGGGGCACCAACCTTACCAACGATTTCCGCGGCTGCGATCCCGTTGGCGAGGGCGGGCTGGAGCCGATCTCGCTGGTCTGCAAGGTGGTGGCCGCGAACGGCCGCCCGGCGGTCAAGCTTTCGGACAATCCCGCCAAGGCGACCGGCGAGCCGGCCGAAATCGATCGCTATCTGCGCGTGTTCGGGACCGCCGGCCGCGCCGAACACGCTGTGCAGGTTTAG
- a CDS encoding efflux transporter outer membrane subunit: MRRLPFLAALALIAGCTHAGPDYHPPVSGPANAPAATGAFRSAQNKAFTDAPLPDHWWRLYADARLDALVEQALAANADLRAADANLRRAEAIVRQTEATRQPTTDLSGGGTLARPSGTGATLPGTLGYDLGIAVGYPLDVRGKIARAIEASLADRDAVAAARDAVRVSVAAATARAYADICAANFRLATTQRIVSLQRQTFSATQRLQRAGRGTAFDVTRAQAAVQTSEANLPIFAAQRRAGLYTLAALLGRPAADYPREIESCAALPVLPRPMPVGDGAAMLRRRPDIRQAERTIAGDTARIGVATADLYPQISLGGSAGLSGALDKLGSPTSFGFSLGPLISWSFPNRPAVRARIDAASAQVDADLANFDSTVLSALRDTETALETYARDRDQAEALRRARDSAAIAADQAGRLFRFGRSDFLSLLSAQSSLAQAEASYATAQAKLPDDQIAIFLALGGGWE, from the coding sequence ATGCGGCGCCTTCCCTTCCTCGCCGCGCTCGCGCTGATCGCCGGCTGCACGCACGCCGGGCCGGACTATCACCCCCCCGTCTCCGGCCCGGCCAACGCACCGGCGGCGACGGGCGCCTTCCGGTCGGCGCAGAACAAGGCATTCACGGACGCACCCCTGCCCGATCACTGGTGGCGGCTCTATGCCGACGCGCGGCTGGACGCGCTGGTCGAGCAGGCGCTCGCCGCCAATGCCGATCTGCGCGCCGCCGATGCCAATCTACGCCGCGCCGAAGCCATTGTCCGCCAGACCGAGGCGACGCGGCAGCCGACTACCGACCTGTCCGGCGGCGGCACGCTGGCCCGTCCGTCCGGTACCGGAGCGACCCTGCCCGGCACGCTCGGCTATGATCTCGGCATTGCGGTTGGCTATCCGCTCGACGTGCGCGGCAAGATCGCCCGCGCGATCGAAGCAAGCCTCGCCGATCGCGATGCCGTCGCCGCCGCACGCGATGCGGTGCGGGTCAGCGTCGCCGCGGCCACCGCGCGCGCCTATGCCGATATCTGTGCCGCCAATTTCCGGTTGGCGACCACCCAGCGAATCGTCAGCCTGCAGCGCCAGACCTTCTCCGCAACCCAGCGGCTCCAGCGTGCAGGCCGCGGCACCGCCTTCGATGTTACCCGCGCCCAGGCAGCGGTGCAGACGAGTGAGGCCAACCTCCCGATCTTCGCTGCCCAGCGCCGCGCCGGGCTCTACACGCTCGCCGCGCTGCTCGGCCGCCCCGCCGCCGACTATCCGCGTGAGATCGAAAGCTGCGCTGCCCTGCCCGTGCTGCCGCGGCCGATGCCGGTGGGTGACGGCGCCGCGATGCTCCGCCGCCGGCCGGACATCCGCCAGGCCGAGCGCACCATCGCCGGCGACACCGCCCGGATCGGCGTCGCCACCGCCGATCTCTACCCGCAGATCAGCCTGGGCGGCTCGGCTGGCCTGAGCGGCGCGCTCGACAAGCTGGGAAGTCCGACGTCCTTCGGGTTCAGCCTCGGGCCGCTGATCAGCTGGAGTTTCCCGAACCGCCCTGCGGTGCGCGCGCGGATCGATGCGGCGAGCGCGCAGGTGGATGCGGACCTCGCCAACTTCGACTCCACCGTGCTCAGCGCGCTGCGCGATACCGAGACGGCGCTGGAGACCTATGCGCGGGACCGCGACCAGGCCGAGGCGCTCCGCCGCGCCCGCGACAGCGCCGCTATCGCTGCAGATCAGGCAGGCCGCCTGTTCCGCTTCGGCCGCAGCGATTTCCTGTCGCTGCTCTCCGCCCAGAGTAGTCTGGCGCAGGCCGAAGCCAGCTATGCGACGGCACAGGCCAAGCTGCCCGACGACCAGATCGCGATCTTCCTCGCGCTCGGCGGCGGCTGGGAATAA
- a CDS encoding efflux RND transporter periplasmic adaptor subunit, with amino-acid sequence MKRYLPALGRSAATIVIVIVAAVVALWLWQHYARSPWTRDGRVRADVVRVTPDIGGLVTAVAVHDNQQVKAGDLLFVIDRPRYALALAQARASVESARATLNQAQREARRDLALGNLVAAETHEQNVARVATAQAALAQALTSVESAELNVSRTQVKASVNGTVTNLDLHPGDYVAAGSQAMALVDADSLRVEGYFEETKLPSIRIGAPVTVELMGEPRLLHGVVESIAAGINDTTRSNAGNLLPNVDPTFTWVRLAQRIPVRVKLTRVPADLRLIAGRTATVTIQPDAAVQPAPTPSAQAKR; translated from the coding sequence ATGAAACGCTACCTTCCCGCCCTTGGCCGCAGTGCCGCAACGATCGTCATCGTGATCGTCGCCGCCGTCGTCGCGTTGTGGTTGTGGCAGCATTATGCGCGGAGCCCCTGGACCCGCGACGGGCGCGTGCGCGCCGATGTGGTACGCGTGACCCCGGATATCGGTGGGCTGGTGACGGCGGTTGCGGTGCACGACAACCAGCAGGTGAAGGCCGGCGATCTGCTCTTCGTGATCGACCGGCCGCGCTATGCGCTGGCGCTGGCTCAGGCCCGAGCCAGCGTGGAAAGCGCGCGGGCCACGCTCAACCAGGCGCAGCGGGAGGCCCGGCGCGACTTGGCGCTCGGCAATCTCGTCGCGGCAGAAACGCACGAGCAGAATGTAGCCCGGGTCGCCACCGCCCAGGCAGCGCTCGCCCAGGCACTTACGTCGGTCGAAAGCGCCGAACTCAACGTCTCGCGCACGCAGGTGAAAGCATCGGTCAACGGCACCGTGACCAACCTCGATCTGCACCCGGGCGACTATGTCGCCGCCGGGTCCCAGGCGATGGCGCTGGTCGACGCCGACAGCCTGCGCGTCGAGGGCTATTTCGAGGAAACGAAGCTGCCCAGCATCCGGATCGGTGCGCCGGTGACGGTGGAACTGATGGGCGAACCGCGGCTGCTCCACGGGGTGGTCGAGAGCATCGCCGCCGGCATCAACGACACGACCCGCAGCAACGCCGGCAACCTGCTCCCCAATGTCGACCCGACCTTCACCTGGGTGCGCCTCGCCCAGCGCATTCCGGTGCGGGTGAAGCTGACCCGGGTGCCCGCCGATCTCCGCCTGATTGCCGGCCGCACCGCAACGGTGACGATCCAGCCTGACGCGGCCGTGCAGCCGGCCCCGACCCCTTCCGCGCAGGCGAAGCGATAA
- a CDS encoding DUF1656 domain-containing protein, whose translation MTGEISIDGVFVPTLLLLGVVAMLLTMLLARLFNAFGLYRFVAYRALVDLCLFVLLLGLLAWATPSIGFHP comes from the coding sequence GTGACCGGAGAAATCTCCATCGACGGGGTCTTTGTCCCCACGCTGCTGCTCCTCGGGGTCGTCGCGATGCTGCTGACGATGCTGCTCGCCCGCCTGTTCAACGCCTTCGGCCTGTACCGCTTCGTTGCGTATCGCGCGCTTGTCGATCTGTGCCTGTTCGTCCTTCTGCTCGGCCTGCTTGCCTGGGCCACGCCTTCGATCGGATTCCACCCATGA
- a CDS encoding FUSC family protein, whose translation MTDRWGIDAAVFSLKSYAAGMLAIYLALSIGLDRPYWSFLTAYIVAQPLAGAVLSKALFRIIGTVVGAGAAVIMVPALINAPELLVLAISAWLALCVFVSLLDRTPRSYMFVLAGYSAVLIVLPSVDSPGTIFTVASLRVQEITLGILCGSLVHGVVFPRSVAAFLLTRVSTILKDAERWSHDSLALEPVPGVDGERRRLAADITELHQLSIHLPYETARTAPRVRTVRALQDQLSLLMPLGAAVDDRTVRLQAHGGLPPEVATLLTDTQAWLKTLERDRAERAADAAVLEARCAALEPDVHKGSSWHDLLLLSLLSRLSALIGAHRDCRELAEQLATLDRRPVTPRVAELLEGRRGREAHVDWVGAARGALGAFLTLAIGSAIWISSGWSDGSTAVMLAGVFLALFAAAPDPLLPLRSFFWGTLIATILGAIYGYAIMPRLDGFGQLAAAMAPPLLILGAMMHSPKWMGIALPTLLGLGSPLLIAAKYTSAFASFVNGAIAQLMGVAFAILMARLLQSAGIDQAIRRTLKAGWADIAERSNLMTPPDVRGWINRMLDRIALLAPRLALSGRSPGKPLYDALRDLRTGVAIGELRALRLELPVERAAPLTDVLRDVGTYYRRLEPEVEKPEDPALLAHIDTALHTIAADPDPGVRRAGALGLLSLRRNLFPDADPLPEAAL comes from the coding sequence ATGACCGATCGCTGGGGCATCGACGCCGCAGTCTTCTCACTGAAGTCGTACGCGGCGGGCATGCTCGCCATCTATCTGGCGCTATCGATCGGGCTCGACCGGCCCTATTGGTCGTTCCTCACCGCCTATATCGTCGCCCAGCCGCTGGCCGGCGCCGTGCTTTCCAAGGCCCTGTTCCGGATCATCGGCACCGTCGTCGGTGCAGGCGCTGCCGTGATCATGGTGCCCGCATTGATCAACGCGCCCGAGTTGCTCGTCCTGGCGATTTCAGCGTGGCTCGCATTGTGCGTATTCGTCTCGTTGCTGGATCGGACACCGCGCTCCTACATGTTCGTCCTGGCCGGATACAGCGCGGTGCTGATCGTGCTCCCCAGCGTCGATTCGCCGGGCACGATCTTTACGGTGGCGAGCCTGCGCGTGCAGGAAATCACGCTGGGCATCCTGTGCGGCAGCCTGGTGCATGGCGTGGTCTTCCCCCGTTCGGTCGCCGCCTTTCTGCTGACCCGCGTATCGACCATCCTCAAGGACGCCGAGCGCTGGTCGCACGACTCGCTCGCGCTGGAGCCGGTGCCCGGGGTGGATGGCGAGCGCCGTCGCCTCGCGGCCGACATTACCGAGCTGCACCAGCTCTCGATCCACCTGCCCTACGAGACCGCCCGCACCGCCCCTCGTGTCCGCACCGTCCGCGCCTTGCAGGACCAGCTTTCGCTGCTGATGCCGCTCGGGGCTGCCGTCGACGACCGGACGGTCCGGCTGCAGGCGCATGGCGGACTGCCGCCTGAAGTGGCAACGCTGCTCACCGATACCCAAGCCTGGCTGAAGACGCTCGAGCGGGATCGCGCCGAACGCGCCGCCGACGCCGCCGTGCTGGAAGCCCGCTGCGCCGCCCTCGAACCGGACGTCCACAAAGGGAGTTCGTGGCACGATCTGCTGCTGCTCAGCCTGCTCTCGCGCCTCTCTGCGCTGATCGGCGCGCATCGCGACTGCCGGGAACTCGCCGAACAGCTAGCTACGCTCGATCGGCGCCCCGTGACACCCCGCGTCGCCGAATTGCTCGAGGGCCGGCGGGGACGTGAAGCGCATGTCGATTGGGTCGGCGCGGCACGCGGCGCGCTCGGCGCGTTTCTAACGCTCGCCATCGGCTCCGCGATCTGGATCTCCAGCGGCTGGTCGGACGGCTCGACCGCGGTCATGCTTGCCGGAGTGTTCCTGGCCCTGTTCGCGGCGGCCCCCGATCCGCTGCTGCCCCTCCGCTCCTTCTTCTGGGGAACGCTGATCGCAACCATTCTGGGCGCCATCTATGGCTATGCGATCATGCCCCGGCTCGACGGTTTCGGACAGCTCGCCGCCGCGATGGCACCGCCGCTGCTGATCCTGGGCGCCATGATGCATTCGCCCAAATGGATGGGCATCGCACTGCCGACGCTGCTCGGGCTCGGTAGCCCGCTGCTGATCGCGGCCAAATACACCAGCGCCTTTGCCAGCTTCGTCAACGGCGCGATCGCGCAGCTGATGGGCGTCGCCTTCGCGATCCTGATGGCGCGGCTCCTGCAATCCGCGGGCATCGACCAGGCGATCCGCCGGACGCTCAAGGCCGGCTGGGCCGACATCGCCGAGCGCAGCAACCTGATGACCCCACCCGACGTGCGCGGCTGGATCAATCGGATGCTGGACCGGATCGCGCTGCTTGCCCCGCGTCTGGCGCTCAGTGGCCGATCGCCGGGCAAACCGCTCTACGACGCGCTGCGCGACCTGCGCACCGGTGTCGCGATCGGCGAGTTGCGCGCGCTACGGCTGGAATTGCCCGTCGAGCGTGCCGCCCCGCTCACAGACGTATTGCGTGACGTGGGCACCTATTATCGCCGCCTGGAGCCCGAGGTGGAGAAGCCCGAGGATCCCGCGCTGCTCGCCCATATCGATACGGCCCTCCACACCATCGCCGCGGATCCCGACCCGGGCGTTCGCCGCGCGGGTGCGCTGGGCTTGCTGAGCCTGCGCCGCAATCTGTTCCCGGATGCCGATCCCTTGCCGGAGGCTGCGCTGTGA
- a CDS encoding MarR family winged helix-turn-helix transcriptional regulator, producing MSPVSRAWQRLADTTLASLGISSSTGWALVYLQRLGDSARQADLARAVGVTEASLVRTLHALEDAGLVVRAVDKRDRRANLLQLTPEGVSHASRIDRRLAALRSELLDGVSDGELETTLRVLDTLAAKLADRRAQP from the coding sequence ATGAGCCCTGTTTCGCGTGCATGGCAGCGCCTTGCGGACACCACGCTCGCGTCGCTCGGCATCTCCAGCTCCACCGGCTGGGCGCTCGTATACCTCCAGCGGCTCGGCGACAGTGCGCGCCAGGCGGACCTTGCGCGGGCCGTGGGGGTGACCGAAGCCTCGCTGGTCCGCACCCTTCACGCGTTGGAGGATGCGGGACTGGTCGTACGCGCCGTCGACAAACGCGATCGCCGCGCGAACCTGCTTCAGCTCACGCCGGAAGGTGTTTCGCACGCGTCACGGATCGACCGCCGGCTCGCAGCGTTGCGCAGCGAGTTGCTCGATGGGGTGAGCGACGGGGAACTGGAGACTACCTTGCGCGTGCTCGATACCCTGGCGGCGAAACTGGCCGATCGGCGGGCACAGCCATGA
- a CDS encoding dipeptidase, translating into MKTILALPLLLGLAPDDTVPIRDRLLHDQLLVLDTHLDTPEFFEHPGWDFARWHDRAFDGSQIDIPRMEQGGLDGGFFVIYTPQGPLTPDGYATARNAALTRATWIQRVVAAHPDKLEMATTPADARRIAASGKRIVFQSIENSYPLGEDLSLLRHFRDLGVRLAGPVHFRNNQFADSATDTPKWHGFSPLGKQWVAEMNRLGLVIDVSHASDDVFDQALMLSKVPILASHSGPKAMFDHPRNLDDDRMRKLAAAGGVLQINSLYLTPSVRDPAREKLAERQRRWWVLTPTEQRALIAERAALPSATDGADFELFMQSLLHAIRVMGVEHVGIGADWDGGGGVRGMEDITALPKITARLRKEGYSDADIAKIWGGNALRVLQAAEDWAAAQK; encoded by the coding sequence ATGAAGACCATCCTCGCCCTTCCCCTTCTGCTCGGGCTGGCGCCGGACGACACCGTACCGATCCGCGACCGGCTGCTGCACGACCAGTTGCTGGTGCTCGACACGCATCTCGACACGCCCGAATTCTTCGAGCATCCGGGATGGGATTTCGCCCGCTGGCACGATCGCGCGTTCGACGGCAGCCAGATCGATATCCCCCGCATGGAGCAGGGCGGGCTCGATGGGGGATTCTTCGTCATCTATACGCCCCAGGGTCCCTTGACGCCGGATGGCTATGCAACTGCGCGCAATGCCGCGCTGACCCGCGCCACGTGGATCCAGCGCGTCGTCGCTGCCCATCCGGACAAGCTGGAGATGGCGACCACGCCCGCCGATGCGCGTCGCATCGCCGCCAGCGGCAAGCGCATTGTGTTCCAGAGCATCGAGAACAGCTATCCTCTCGGCGAGGACTTGAGCCTGCTCCGCCACTTCCGCGACCTGGGCGTACGGCTGGCCGGGCCCGTCCATTTCCGCAACAACCAGTTTGCCGACAGCGCGACCGACACGCCCAAATGGCACGGCTTCAGCCCGCTGGGGAAACAATGGGTGGCGGAAATGAACCGTCTTGGTCTGGTGATCGACGTCAGCCACGCCTCGGACGACGTGTTCGATCAGGCGTTGATGCTGTCGAAAGTACCGATCCTGGCCTCCCACTCCGGGCCCAAGGCGATGTTCGACCATCCGCGCAACCTGGATGATGACCGCATGCGCAAGCTCGCTGCGGCCGGGGGCGTGCTGCAAATCAACAGCCTGTACCTGACGCCGTCGGTCCGTGATCCGGCGCGGGAGAAACTCGCCGAGCGCCAGCGGCGATGGTGGGTCCTCACCCCCACCGAGCAACGCGCCCTGATCGCCGAAAGGGCCGCCCTCCCCTCGGCGACCGACGGCGCAGACTTCGAGCTGTTCATGCAAAGCCTGCTGCATGCCATCCGGGTGATGGGCGTGGAGCATGTCGGCATCGGCGCGGACTGGGACGGCGGCGGCGGCGTCCGCGGCATGGAGGACATCACCGCGCTTCCCAAGATCACTGCCCGGTTGCGCAAGGAGGGCTATTCGGACGCCGACATCGCCAAGATCTGGGGCGGGAATGCGCTGCGCGTCCTCCAAGCCGCCGAGGACTGGGCGGCAGCCCAAAAATAG